The following is a genomic window from Armatimonadota bacterium.
GTACTTCCACTACCTGCTGCCCGATTTCGAGGCGGAGGTCGCAGGGCCGGACGTGCCGGGCTACTACCGGCCCTTCGCCGCGTGGAGGGATGGGAAGTCGGGCACCGCGATCGGCGCCATGGGCGTGGTGCCCGGCGAGTTTAACGTGTACTTCTGGAAGGACGAGCGCGGAGGCCTGCACCCCGATGCTCGTCGCGATGTTGCCTGGCGGTTCACGAAGAACAACCTGTTCGACGAAGCGCAGCCCAGGATTGTCATCTTTGCCGCGAAGGGCGAAGAGGCGCGCGAAGCGTCGTCGGCAATCTGGCGTCAGGCGCGAGCGGAACGGATGCTGGAGACGATCGTCGCGCCCGTCGAACGGCACGCGCCGCCTCGGGCAGTCACCGAAGGAGGGAACCGATGAGGGCAATTTCGATCTGCGCGGTGATGTTGTTGTTGACGGGAGCCATCGCTTGCGCCGATGTGACCTTGGTGCGCGAGGGAAAAGCCGTCGCGCAAATCGTCGCCGTTGGCGAAGCCGCGCAAGCGCCCGCCGAGGAACTGCAGCTCTACGTCGAGCGCATCAGCGGAGCGAAGCTTGATGTCGTCGCGCCCGCGCAGGCGCCGTCGTCGGGAGCGATCTTCGTCGGCGCGGCGGCTGATTTCGCCGGGTTGCCGTTCGAGGTCGCACTCGGCCCGCACGCCTTCGCGCGCAAGACCGCAGGAGCGAATCTGTACCTCGTGGGCGCGGACGAGAATGGCGTCGCATACGCTGTCTGCGACTTGCTGGAGGAGTTCGGCTGCCGCTGGTTCATGCCTGGGGAGATCGGGGAGGTCGTGCCGCAGGCGGAGACGATCGTCGCCGCCGAGTGCGACATCGTCGAGAGCCCGGCCTTCGAGTCACGGCAGATGTGGTATGCATGGGGCGCCGCGACACCCGAGGGCGGTGCGCGCCTCGCCGACTGGCAGCGGCACAACAAGGTGGGCTGGCTCCCATTCAGCCACGGCCACAACTTCGCGGGCACGGTGCGCCCGGACATATACTTTGAGAAACACCCCGAATACTACGCGCTCGTCCGCGGCGAGCGTCGCATCAGCCAGCTCTGTACCATGAACCCGGATGTCGTGCGCATCGCGACCGAGGTGGCCAATCGCTACTTCAACGAGAACCCGGAGTACATCTCCTATTCGCTGTGCCCGGACGACAACTCCAGCTTTTGCGAGTGCCCGCGTTGCACGGCGCTCGATGTCGAGATGGACCCGCATCTCGAGGGCAAGCCCAATGTCACCGACCGTCTCATGGTGTTCTGGAACGCGGTCGCGGAAGGGGTGTGGAAGGAGCACCCAGGCAAGCGCGTGGCCATCTACGCCTACATCAACCACACGCTGCCGCCGAAGCGCGGGAAGGTGCACCCCGGCGTGATGCCGGTCGTGACAACGAGCGTGTTCTGCCCCATCCATTCCGTGGCGGACAAGCAGTGCGAGAGCCGGCAGGAGCTGCGCGAAATCCTCGATGCCTGGACCGACATGGCCGAGCACGTCTACATCTACGAGTACGATCCGATCCCCGGCTATGCCGAGCTGCCGTGCCCCCTCTACGGCGCGCACGGCCGCTCGATGAAGGCGTACCGCGACCTCGGCATCAAGGGCTTTTCGTTCGAAACGCACCAGTCCTGGGCGACAACCTTTCCGAACTTCTACATGCTCGCCCGCCTGATGTGGAATCCGGACGAGGATCCGGAGGCAATTCTGGACGAGATGTGCGACAAGTTTTTCGGCGCTGCGGCGGCGCACATGCGCCGCTACTATCGGGCCCTAGGGCGCGCCTTTGCGCCGACCTCTCCGCACACCACGTGGGGCAGCAAGGGCCTCCAGGACGTTCCCGCTATCTGGACCTCAGAGATCGTGCGCGAATGTCGCGCCGCGCTTGACGAAGCCTCGGCTGCCGCGGACGACGACATGATCCGCAAGCGCGTCGAGATGGTTAATCTGGGCCTGCGGTATCTTGAAGCCTTCCGCACCATGCAGCAGGGCCCGACGGGCGACTACGACGCCGCCGTGGCGGCTGCTGACCGCTGCGGCAGCCTCATTGACCGCATGTTCGCGATCAGCGACGACTACATCGTGGCGCACGACGCCCACAACCGGACGGATGNNNNNNNNNNNNNNNNNNNNNNNNNNNNNNNNNNNNNNNNNNNNNNNNNNNNNNNNNNNNNNNNNNNNNNNNNNNNNNNNNNNNNNNNNNNNNNNNNNNNGCGGTAGAAGCGGAGCTCCGCGCCCCAGTAGGGGAAAGTGATGAGATCCATGCGCCCGTCGTCATTCCAGTCGCAGAGTTCGAGGCAGTAGCCGGACTCGATGACGTGGAAGCCCTCGGCGTCGCGGAAGCGCAGGGGGATGCCTTCGCCGTGAACGGGCGTGTCATTCGTGCCCTCGTTGAGGAAGAGGCGGATGCAGAACCAGGGGGCGCCGAGAGTGTGGCTGTAGATCTGAGTCGAGATGATATCGGTGCGGCCGTCGCCGTCCCAA
Proteins encoded in this region:
- a CDS encoding DUF4838 domain-containing protein, with protein sequence MRAISICAVMLLLTGAIACADVTLVREGKAVAQIVAVGEAAQAPAEELQLYVERISGAKLDVVAPAQAPSSGAIFVGAAADFAGLPFEVALGPHAFARKTAGANLYLVGADENGVAYAVCDLLEEFGCRWFMPGEIGEVVPQAETIVAAECDIVESPAFESRQMWYAWGAATPEGGARLADWQRHNKVGWLPFSHGHNFAGTVRPDIYFEKHPEYYALVRGERRISQLCTMNPDVVRIATEVANRYFNENPEYISYSLCPDDNSSFCECPRCTALDVEMDPHLEGKPNVTDRLMVFWNAVAEGVWKEHPGKRVAIYAYINHTLPPKRGKVHPGVMPVVTTSVFCPIHSVADKQCESRQELREILDAWTDMAEHVYIYEYDPIPGYAELPCPLYGAHGRSMKAYRDLGIKGFSFETHQSWATTFPNFYMLARLMWNPDEDPEAILDEMCDKFFGAAAAHMRRYYRALGRAFAPTSPHTTWGSKGLQDVPAIWTSEIVRECRAALDEASAAADDDMIRKRVEMVNLGLRYLEAFRTMQQGPTGDYDAAVAAADRCGSLIDRMFAISDDYIVAHDAHNRTD